CCCGGCAAGCGCCTCGCGCTGCCGAACGCCCGAGTGCTGATCCACCAGCCGGCAGTCGGCGGCACCCAGGGCACCGCCACCGACCTGCAGATTCAGGCCGATGAGGTGCGCCGGATCCGTGACTGGATGGAAGAGGTCCTTGCCGACCTGACCAAGAAGTCCAAGGATGAGATCGCCGAGGACATCGACCGCGACAAGTTCCTCTCCGCCGCCGGCGCCAAGGAATACGGCCTGGTCGACGAGGTTCTCGCCTCACGCAAGTTGCCGGTCTGACCCAGGGCCTCGGCGCGTGAGGCTTCTGAACAGATCACGCGCCGCTTCACATATGACTCGATCGGGGACGTTCTTCACGGACGTCCCCGATCGTGTCAGTGCCCTGAAGTACCCTAGATACGAACCACACATCAGGTCTTGAGGGGATTGCACATCCATGGCACGCATAGGTGAGAGCGCAGATCTGCTCAAGTGCTCATTCTGCGGAAAGAGCCAGAAGCAGGTCCGGTACAAGCTGATCGCTGGACCGGGCGTCTACATCTGTGACGAGTGCATAGAACTGTGCAACGAGATCATCGAGGAGTACCTCAACGAGGTGCAGGAGCCCGATGACTTCGAGCTGCCCAAACCTCGGGAGATCTACGATTTCCTCGACGAGTACGTGATCGGCCAGGACAAGGCCAAACGGTCCCTCTCCGTGGCGGTGCACAACCACTACAAGCGGATCCAGGCCACCGGCTCGGCGAAGAAGACCACCTCCCTGGAGAAGGGCCCGCTGGATGATGTTGAGATCGGCAAGTCCAACATCCTGATGGTCGGTCCCACCGGTTCGGGCAAGACCTATCTGGCCCAGTCGCTTGCCCGAAAGCTGCAGGTTCCCTTCATCGTCGCCGACGCGACCAGCCTCACCGAGGCCGGGTATGTCGGTGAAGACGTGGAGAACATCCTGCTCAAGCTCATCCAGGCCGCCGACGGTGACGTCAAGAAGGCCGAACAGGGCATCATCTACATCGACGAGATCGACAAGATCTCCCGCAAGTCAGAGAACCCCTCCATCACCCGCGACGTCTCCGGCGAGGGTGTCCAGCAGGCGCTGCTGAAGATCCTCGAGGGAACCGTGGCTTCGGTGGCTCCGCAGGGCGGGCGCAAGCACCCGCAGCAGGAGTTCATCCAGATCGACACCTCCAACATCCTCTTCATCGTTGCCGGCGCCTTCGCCGGGCTGGAGGAACTGATCGAGTCTCGAGCCGGCCGCAAGGGGATCGGTTTCGGTGCGCCGCTGTCCACCATCACCCGTGGTGAGGCCAGCTATGCCGATGTCGAGCCCGAGGACCTGCACAAGTTTGGCCTGATTCCCGAGCTCATCGGGCGCCTCCCCGTCATCGCGACGGTGGAGCAGCTCGACGCTGCCGCGCTCACCGATATCCTCACCAAGCCCCGCAACGCCCTGGTGAAGCAGTATCAGAAGATCTTCGCGATCGATGGGGTCGAACTGGAGTTCACTCCTGAGTCGCTCGGGGCGGTGGTGGAACAGGCTGAGCTGCGTGGCACCGGTGCCCGCGGTCTGCGGTCCATTCTGGAGAACGTGCTCGGCCCGGTCATGTTCGAACTTCCCTCTCGGGATGACATCGCCACCGTGACCATCACCGAAGCGGTCGTGCGTGAAGGTGCCGATGCGGAGCTGGTGACGCTGACCGAAGCCAAGAAATTCCGCAAGAAATCCGCCTGACCTGGACTTTTCCTCCTTGGATTGCCTGGCTATTTCCTGGGAGTCAGCTGAGGTGTAGTCTCTCTCTCACGTATGGCTCAGGTCACATTCAGTGGCCCGGCACCGTCGCCGGGTGACGAGAGGCGGCAGATTCATGGGTGGTTCTTTTGGCACCCCACACGGAGGGCGCCCAGCTCGAGTGGTGGGCGCCGCACTCGCGGCAGGCCTCCTGCTGAGCGGATGCTCTGGGGAAGAGGACGTGCCCGTCCTCACCTGGTATATCAACCCCGACGACGGCGGTCAGGCCACTCTCGCGCAGCAGTGCACTGAGGAGGCCGAGGGTGCCTACCGGATCGAGACCTCGCTGCTTCCTGCAGATGCGCCCTCACAGCGCGAGCAGCTGGCTCGGCGCCTGGCAGCAGGAGACGACTCTCTGGACATCATGTCGTTGGACCCTCCGTTCATCCCCGAACTTGCTGAGCCGGGATTCCTTGCGCCAGTCCCAGACGAAACCGCAGAGGCCACCACCGAAGACACCCTGGAGGGTGCCCTCGCCGGAGCGATGTGGAATGAAGAGCTCGTCGCCGTCCCGTTCTGGGCCAACACTCAGCTGCTCTGGTACCGGGAATCGGTGACCGAGGAGGCGGGACTCGATATGGACGAGCCCGTCACCTGGGATCAGGTCATCGAGGCTGCCATGGAGCAGGACAAGCTGCTGGGCGTGCAGGGCACGCGAGCGGAGTCCATGACGGTCTGGCTCAATGCTCTGGTGGAGTCGCAGGACACGTCGATCCTGGTCGATCCCGAAGCGCGGGCCGTGGACCTGGAGACCAACTTCGACACCGCAGAAGGAGAGAAGGCCGCCGACATCATCGGGACCATCGGCACCGAGGGTCTCGCCGGACCGGGGGTCGCGTCCATGGACGAGAATCAGTCCATGCTGCTCTTCCAGGGAGACAACGGCTCCTTCATGGTGAACTGGCCGTTCGTCTGGGCCGCGACCAAGGCCGCAGTCGACGAGGGCGTCCTGGAGCAGGATCTTCTCGACGACATCGGGTGGTCGCAGTACCCGCGTGTGGACGAGGACACCGCATCCGCGCCGCCGCTGGGCGGGATCAACCTCGGCGTCGGTGCAGACTCGGAGAACCAGGACCTGGCCTTCGATGCGATCGAATGCATCGTCCAGCCGGAGAACCAGACCGAGTACTTCATCACCAATGGCAACCCCCCGTCCTCGGAATCGGCCTACGACGATGAGGCCCTGGAAGAGGATTATCCGATGGCCGATGCCATCCGCGAGGCCCTCGCCAATGCCGCCCCCCGACCCCAGACTCCGTTCTACAACGAGATCTCCACGGCCATCCAACAGGAGTTCACGCCCATCTCTGGGGTGCGAGAAGACAGCACGCCGGCAGAGACGGATTCCTTCATCGTTGAAGTCCTCAGAGGGGAGCGTCTCCTGTGACCACCGCACCAGAGACATCACGGCGGCAGAAGCGCGAGATCAACGGATCGTCCCGGCCGCGAGGCGGGACAGGCAAGAAGAGCAACCGCGCGAAGTCCGAGGCCCGGCTGGGCTGGCTGATCGCAGGCCCAGCATTCTTCATCATGCTCTCGGTGACCGCCTACCCGATCGCCCAGGCCGTCTACGACTCCCTCTTCTCCTTCCGGCTCACCGCACCGGACGATCGATCCTTCGTCTTCCTGCAGAACTACCTCACGATCTTCTCCGACGTCGAAGTCTTCTGGCAGGCACTGGGCGTGACGCTCTTCGTCACCGTGGTGACCGTGGCCGTGGAGCTGGTCCTCGGCTTCGGCCTGGCCCTGGTCATGCACAAGGCGCTCAAGCGGATCCGCGGAGCGCTGCGCACAGCGATCCTCGTGCCCTACGGCATCATCACGGTGGTCTCGGCCTTCGCCTGGTACTACATGTTCGACATCAACTCCGGGTTCGTGAACAACTGGTTCAGCTGGGTGCCGGGGATCGACAGCGATCTTGATTGGTTCGCCAACTTTCCCACCGCCATCACCATCATCATGGCCTCCGAGATCTGGAAGACCACGCCGTTCATCGCGCTGCTGCTCCTGGCAGGTCTGGCTCAGGTCCCCGACGAGCTTGTCGAGGCCGCGAAGGTGGACGGTGCCAGTTGGCGCCAGCAGATGACGCGGGTGATCCTGCCGAACATGAAGGCGGCAATCATGGTCGCGGTGCTCTTCCGAGCCCTGGACGCCTTCCGCATCTTCGACAACGTCTTCATCATGACCAATGGGTCGGCCAATACCGAAGTGCTCTCCCTGCTGGCGTACAGGACCTCGATCGGACGCCTCGAGATCGGCCTGGGCTCCGCGGTCTCGGTCATTCTGTTCATCTGCGTGCTGCTGATCTGCTTCATCGCGATCAAGTTCTTCAAGGTCGATCTGGCCAGCGGCACCGATGCCAAGGGAGGGAAGTGACCATGGCCTCCAATGGGAAGCTCACCGGCAGGCAGCGGCTCGGGTGGACGGTGCTGACCGTCGTCGTGCTGCTCTACGCGCTGTTCCCCGTGGCCGCGATCCTGGCCACGAGCTTCAAGACCCAGGCGGATCTCGGCAATGCGTCCTTCCTGCCGTCAAGCTGGACCTGGGAGAACTATCAGATGATCCTCGTCGGCGACGCGCAGGGATTGTTCCTCACGGCGCTTCGCAACTCGATCGGCATCACCCTGATCGCGACCTTCATCGCGGTGGTGCTGGCGACGCTATGTGCCTACGCCATCGCCCGACTGGACTTCCCTGGCAAGAAGATCATTCTCGGTTCCGCGCTGGCGGTCTCGATCTTCCCCGTGATCTCGGTGGTCACCCCGCTGTTCAACCTCTGGCGGAACATCGGGCTCTACGACACCTGGCTGGGTCTGATCATCCCGTATCTCTCACTGACGCTTCCCATCTCCATCTGGACCCTGGCGGCCTTCTTCCGGCAGATCCCCTGGGACCTGGAGCAGGCGGCGCAGGTCGACGGCGCGACCCAGTGGCAGGCCTTCAGGCGCGCCATCGTCCCGCTGGCCATGCCCGGAGTCTTCACCACCGCGATCATCGCGTTCTTCATCGCCTGGAACGACTTCGTCTACGGGATATCACTGACCTCCACCGAAGCCGCCCGTCCGGTGCCGGCGGCCCTGGCGTTCTTCACGGGGGCCTCCCAGTTCGAGGAACCCACCGGCGCGATCTCGGCTGCCGCCATCGTCGTCACCATTCCCGTCGTCGTGCTGGTGCTGCTCTTCCAGCGACAGATCGTCTCCGGACTGACCCAGGGCGCCGTCAAGGGCTGAGTAGAAAAGGACTCCACTTCCATGTCATCCATCACGCTCCAGAACCTCGTCAAGAAGTACGACGACGGATTCCCCGCCGTCAACGACATCTCCATCGACATCGAGGACGGCGAGTTCATCATCCTGGTGGGGCCTTCAGGCTGCGGCAAGTCCACGCTGCTGCGCATGATCGTCGGCCTCGAGGACATCACCGAGGGCGACCTGCTCATCGGGGGAGAGCGGGTCAATGAAAAGGCTCCCCGTGAGCGCAACCTCGCCATGGTCTTCCAGAGCTACGCGCTGTACCCCCACCTGACCGTGTACGAGAACATCGCCTTCCCGATGCGGCTGACCAAGGGGCAGTTCACCAAGGAGCAGATCGACGAGAAGGTGCAGTACGCCGCGACGATGCTGGAGCTCACCGAGCACCTGGACCGCAAGCCCGCGAACCTCTCGGGCGGTCAGCGTCAGCGGGTGGCGATGGGCCGTGCGATCGTGCGCGACGCCGACGCCTTCCTCTTCGACGAACCGCTCTCGAACCTGGACGCCAAGCTCCGTGGCCAGATGCGCGCCGAGATCGCCCGCCTCCAGCGTGAGCTCAACACCACCAGCGTGTATGTCACCCACGATCAGACCGAGGCCATGACGCTCGGGGACCGGGTGGCGGTGCTCAAGAAGGGCCTGCTCCAGCAGATCGCCTCACCGCGCGAGCTCTACGAACAGCCCGCCAACCTCTTCGTGGCAGGATTCATCGGCTCACCCTCGATGAACTTCCTGCCCGGCACTGTGGAGGGCAACGTGTTCTCCACTCCACTGGGCGAGATCGAGATCCCGGACCGCGCCGCGAAGGCCGGAGCGGGACGTGACATCGTGCTCGCAGGCATCCGACCCGAGTTCTTCGAGGACGCGACCCAGCTCAGCGACGTGCAGCTCTCGAAGGGCACCACCTTCACCGCAGAGATCAGCCACAGCGAGTGGCTGGGCAACGAGCAGTACGCCTATGTCGGCTACGAGACCGATGAGCGGGTGGCGGATGCGCTGCAGAACCTGGCAGAGGAGATGGATGCCGATGAGCTGCGCACCCAGCTGGTGGTCGAGGTCGATGCCACCTCGCGGTTCCGCGGGGGAGACACCGCCGAGCTGTGGCTGGACACGCGGCGGATGCACCTCTTCGACCCGGTCTCCGGGGAGAACCTCACCCGGGATGAAGAGGCAGGAGCGGAGCTGACCCGGGAAGCACGCGAGGATCGCCGTCGCGATGCGGAGCGGTTCGCAGCCGCCAAGAAGGAGTGAACTGCGGCCAGGTGTGGTGTGGGCCGGCACGACTGGTGACCGAAGGGCATATCCCCTGGCCAGCCTGGGGTGCTAAGTTGTTCGCAGACAAACGAACTGGTCAGCAGGACACCGACGTCGTCGTCGGCGGTCTCCTGCCCCCGTGACCGCGAGGTCGAGAGTGGAGCCGAAGCTATGAGCACCGTCCCGGATGAGCTGCAGTACAGCGCCGAGCACGAATGGATCGCGACCACCGCAGATCCCAGCGTGGTCCGCGTCGGAATCACCGACTTCGCCCAGGATGCCCTGGGTGAGGTCGTCTATGTGGAACACCCCGAAGTGGGCGCCACCGTGGCAGCCGGTGACGTCGTCGGCGAGGTCGAGTCCACCAAGTCCGTCTCCGACATCTACGCGCCGGTGGCCGGAGAGATCGTGACCGTGAACTCCGACCTGGATGCGAACCCCGGCTCGGTGAACACCGACCCCTATGCGGCCGGATGGCTCTTCGAGGTGAAACTGGCCGAGTCCTCAGGGTTGGACGCCCTGCTGACTGCCGAGGACTATAGAAACCAAGTAGGCTGAAGACCCCTGATGGACCGCCCCAGGAGAGGAGGCGACGTGGATACTACACGTGGGAACGACAACGTTCAGAGTGCAGCGGAGACGACCAGCATCTCACTGCCTCCAGTTGAAGCGCAGGCAGGAGAGCCGCACCTCTCGGAGGACGATCAGCAGGCGATCGCGGCCCTGCCCAGGAACTCCGCGCTGCTGATCGCCCATACCGGAGGGAACCAGGGTGCACGGTTCCTGTTGGATCAGGACCTGACGAGCGTCGGACGACACCCGGAGGCCGGCATCTTCCTTGACGATGTCACCGTCTCGCGGCGTCACGTGGAGCTGCTCCGCGAGGGCAGCAAGTTCCAGGTCAAGGACCTGGGCAGCCTCAACGGCACCTACGTCAATCACGACCGGGTGGACGAGTACCGGCTCAAGCCCGGTGACGAGGTGCAGATCGGCAAGTTCCGGCTGACCTTCTATGCCGGGTCCAGAGATTCCGACTGACCGGTGAATCAAAATGCGCGGGCGAGTAAGACCGGCACGTTATCCTGAGGCTGATTTCGTTCCTTCCCCACAGCCCGAAAGAGGACACGCAGTGAGTGCTTCCCCAGCGCCGAGGCCTAAGCCGGCCCCGACCTCGCCTGAACCTGCCACCTCACATGTGTTCACGATCTCTGAAGTGCTGCGCGAGCTGCAGAACGAGTTCCCGGATCTCACGGCCTCCAAGCTGCGCTTCCTCGAGGAGCGCGACCTGGTGGAACCGGCCCGCACCGCGTCGGGATATCGCAAGTACTGTGCCGCGGACGTCGAGCGGCTGCGCTTCATCCTCGCGCTGCAGCGGGATCGCTACATGCCCCTGGACGTCATCAAACAGACGATGGACGCCATCGATTCAGGGGAGACCCCGGAGGCGCTGCCCCAGGCAGCGCCTGTGGGTCCGCGTGAGGTCACCGATGAGATGGCGGCCCAGATCACCGGTCGCATCCGCCCGATGTCCCGCAAGGAGCTGCGCGCCCACTCCGGCGCCACCCGCGGGATGCTCGATACGTTGGAGAAGTTCCGGATCATCCAGGCTGATGCCGAAGGCAATTACAGCCACCACGATCTCAAAGCGGTCAAGGCCGTCCGGGTCCTGGCGCGCTATGGGCTGGAGCCCAAGCACCTGGCGAACATCCGCCGCTCGGCCGACAATGAGCTGGACCTGATCGCCCGGGCGATGGCTCCGCACGCCGCACGCAAAGACACTGCGGCGCGCGCCCGGGTGGCAGAGTCCTCCAAGGAGATGCTGCAGTGCCTCAAGGACCTGCGCGCCTCCATCATGGACACCTCGGTGGAGCAGCTGGACAAGAACTGACTTAGACTTGAGCCATGGAGAGCCAGCTGGTTCCGATGGATGTCGTGGGTGTTCGGATCGAACTCCCGTCCAAACAGCCTGTGGTCGTGCTCCGCGGTGCAGAGCCCGGTCTGGAGAACCTCCACGTGGCGGTCCTGGTGGGTCCGGCGGAGGCCAACGCCGTCGCCATGGCCATGGAGAAGAAGGTCCCTCCGCGCCCGATGACCCACGATCTGCTCGCCGAGGTGATGACCCGGCTCGGCTCCGGGGTGCGATCCGTGGAGATCAGCATGCTCGACTCCTCCACCTATCGCGGCACCATCACCCTGGGCAGCGGCCGAAGCTTCGACTCACGGGCCTCCGATGCCATCGCAGTGGCCGTGCGCGTGCAGTGTCTGGTGACCATGGACCGCGAGACGCTGAACCGGGTGGGCATCACCCCGCGCACCGCCGCGACCGGCCAGCGCCCCATCTCTGAGGACGAGATCAAAGAGTTCCAGCGCTACCTCGAGGACGCGGAGCCCGAGGACTTCGAGTGAGCCTGCCCGCACCGACTAGTGCAATGCGGCGACACGCCGTAGAGTAAAATTCGAATGTCTTTGACCCTTGGCGGCTGTCGCCATACCGTCAAGGGACAAGGTTTCCGCATGCATCACCCGGGTCGCTCGATCGATCCAGGGTGGAGCTCACCCAGCGGGTTCCAGCACTTCAGGAAGGTACCAGGTGGGTCCAGAATCGCACGCGGACGCTGAACGCATACGGCCGGGGCAGGCAGCTGCCCAGCAGCCGCTGTTCAGCGACGGCCTGCCCGAGCTGGACGAGGAACTGGGATACCGCGGACCGGTGGCCTGCGCCGCGGCCGGCATCACCTACCGTCAGCTGGACTACTGGGCCCGGACCAAACTGGTCCAGCCCTCCATGCGCAATGCGGCCGGTTCCGGCTCCGCTCGCCTCTACTCCTTCCGCGACGTGCTGGTGCTCAAGGTGGTCAAGCGCCTTCTCGACACCGGCGTCTCGCTGCAGCAGATCCGGACCGCCATCGAACACCTGCGTGAGCGCGGGGTGGATGACCTGGCGCAGATCACGCTGATGTCTGACGGCGCCTCGGTGTACGAATGCACCTCCGCCGATGAGGTCATCGACCTCGTGCAGGGCGGTCAGGGCGTCTTCGGCATCGCGGTGGGCCGTGTCTGGCGCGAAGTCGAAGGAAGCCTGGCCGAACTCCCACGCGAGCGCACCGAGCCGGAACCGTCGCTTCTGACGGGCGAAGCCACCGGGGCAGAGGACGAGCTCGCGCAGCTGCGCGCCCGGCGTCGCTCCCAAGCCTCCTGAGCAGCCTCTCCGAGCCGCATGGCCAGGGGTGAACTCTCTCACCTAACACGTTGAGGGGCGGATTCTCCGAGCATCTGAGGCCGTATTGGCCCCTGAACGCTCGGAGAATCCGCCCCTCAACGGCTGTGGAGTGGGGGACTCAGAGCAGCTGCTTGAGCAGCTGGTCGAAGGACTTCGCGAGATCCCTGACCTGGTCTCCGGGCCACTGGTGCGCCGGATAGGCAGCACCCTGGATCTGCTGCCAGAACGGATTCTCCTCCAGCACCGGGAGCATCAGCTTCTCCTTGTAGAGCCGCTCCATCTCCAGCAGGCGGTACTCGTGCTCGGTGGAGTCCGCGCGAGCGCGGTTGACCACGACGCCGGCGGACTTCAGCTGCGGAGCGTACTCGTTGGAGAACATCCGGATGGCGCGCATGGTCCGCTCGGTTCCGGCCACTGAGAACAGGCTCGGTTCGGCGACCAGCAGCACACCGTTCGACGCCGCCCACCCGATCCGAGTCAGCCCGGCCAGCGAGGGCGGGCAGTCCACGAGGATCAGGTCGTAGCCGGTCACGCCGTCGAGCAGGGTCTTCAGTCGGCGCATGTCCCGCGGACGGATGTCTGGGCGGTCGAAGGTGGCGGAGAGCGCGGAGCCCACGATCACGTCGAGCTTCGCCGTGGAGCGTCGCTCCTCGGGCAGCAGGTCCACCCATCCGGAGCGCACCACGTGCTCGCTGAGCTTGGCGCGCTTCGCGTCACGCAGCAACTGCCCTGCCTCGGTGCCACTGCCGCGCTTCACCGCCAGACCCGTGGTGGAGTCCGCATGGGGGTCAAGGTCGACGACGAGGGTCCGCACCCCCTGTTGGAGGGCGGCCGAAGCCAGGCCCATGGTGACCGAGGTCTTACCGACCCCGCCTTTCAGGCTGGAAACGCTCAAGATCTGCACGGTACCCATCATAGGGATGATCGGCACAGGAACTCATTCCGGCGCTCCGCGCGGCGAGGCTCAGTCGATCTTCATCTCGCCCATCTCTTCCCAGCCCTCGCCTTCGACCTGGCGGGAGATGATCTTCGGGGTGGAGACCAGGGCCTGTGCCATCGCGCCCTCGGAGCTCGTGGCCTGCTGGAAGTGCGCGGACTCGACGTGGGGGCCGGCGGCGTCGTCCTCGAACGCCTCGATCAGCACGTACTCGTTGGGGTTTTCCACGCTGCGCGACCAGTCGAACCACTTATTGCCCGGCTCTGCCCGGGTGGCCTCGGTGAAGGAACGGGTGATCTCGGGCCACTGCTCGGCAAACTCGGGCTTGACCTGGAACTTCACGACGATGAGGATCATTTTCTCTCCTTGGGATGCAGGGGGTTCGGCTGAGGAGGCGCAGTGCGCGACGCTAGGGACAACCCTGCCACGGGCTGCAAGATTCCCGTGGGTGAGCCGCTCGTCGGGCCCGTAGGATTGGATCATGGCCCACTATGACCTTTCCATCATCGGCTCCGGCTCCGGGAATTCCCTGATCACACCCTTCTGGGACGATAAGCGCGTCGTCCTGGCGGACAAGGGTTCTGGCGGCATGGGCGCCTTCGGCGGGACCTGTCTGAACGTGGGCTGCATCCCCACGAAGATGTTCGTCCGTCCCGCTGCGCTGGCTCGCGGTCCGGAGGAGGCCGCCCGGCTCAACGTCACCCAGGAGACCACCGACGTCGACTGGCCAGCGATGCGCGACCGGATCTTCTCCCGCATCGACTCGATCTCCACGGGTGGACGCCGCTATCGCGAGGGGCTCGATCATGTGGACCTCGTGGCCGAGAAGGTCACGCTCACGGGAGACTTCAGCCAGGCGCCCTTCGCATTCGTCGCTGAGTCAGGGGTGCGGGCCGAGGCCGACCGGATGGTCATCGCTGCCGGTTCACGTCCGGTGCTGCCGCAGGTGCCCGGCATCGACCTCCCCGGGGTGCACACTTCCGATACCGTCATGCGCATCGAGGAGCGACCAGAGAAGATCCTGATCATCGGTGGAGGCTATATCGCCTGCGAGTTCGCCGGGGTGTTCTCGGCATTCGGGACCGAGGTCCTTCAGATCAACCGCAGTCGGGGCTTGATGAACGCGCTGGACGCGGACATCGCTTCGGCGTTCTCGGCCGAGGCCGAGCAGAACTGGACCGTGCGCTACGAACGCACCGTCACCAGCATCACCGAGCAGGGCCAGGGACTCCGGGTGGAACTGGTCACCTCCGATGGGCGGGTCGAGGACCACGACGTGGACTTGGTTCTGGTGGCCATCGGCCGCACGCCGAACACCGATCTTGTCGGTGCCGCCGAAGTGGGACTGGATGTCCACTCGGACGGTCGCCTGGCGGTGGACGAGTATCAGCGGGTGCTCATGCAGGGTGATCCCGTGGAGGGTCTGTACGCGCTGGGGGACATCAGCTCCCCGGCCATGCTCAAGCATGTGGCGAACCAGGAGGCCCGCGTGGTCGCGCACAACCTGGAGCATCCGGACACGATTCGTCCTTCCCGCCATGAGGCGATCCCCGCAGCAGTCTTCTCCTTCCCGGAGATCGCCCAGGTCGGGCTCACCGAAGCTCAGGCCGAAGAGGCCGTGGGTGCCGAGAATCTGACCACCAAGATCCAGAACTACGGCGACACCGCCTACGGGTGGGCAATGGAGGACAGTCACGGGATCTTCAAGGTCATCGCCGATCGGCGCAGCGGCCAGATCCTCGGGGCGCATGTGCTGGGGCACCAGGCCTCGAACCTCATCCAGCCGGTCATCCAGGCGATGAGCTTCGGCCAGGACGCCTACACCGCAGCGCGCGGCCAGTACTGGATCCATCCCGCGCTCATGGAGGTCACGGAGAACGCCCTGCTCGGCCTCGAGGTCCCTATCCCCGAGGACGCGCCGCTCTGAGAACCCCGCTCTGGCCTAGGTCTTGCCTTTCGCTCTGAGCATCCGTTGAACCATCCGCAGGGACTGTCCGGTGAACCGGCCGGGGCCCCGCGGTCAGGAATGGAATGCGAACAGTGCCAGTTGTGGGGAGTGAAGCACCACGACGAACACGCGATACGACTGATCCGACGCCGGGAGCAAGCCGCTCCCGTCCCGAAAGGAGCCTGATATGGCTGAACGCGTAGATTTCTGGTTCGACCCGCTGTGCCCCTTCGCCTGGGCCACCTCCCGGTGGATCCGCGAAGTGGAGCAGGTCCGCGACATCGAAGTGCATTGGAACGTGATGAGCCTCGGCGTGCTCAACGAGGACAACAATCCCTCACCGGCTGAAGACGCCGAGCAGCTTGCCCGCTGGATCCCCGCCCGCACCGCGACCGCCGTCGCGCTGAAGCACGGCGAGGAGAAGGTCGGCGAGTTCTACACGGCCGCCGGCACCGAGATCCACAACAACGGCAACAAGGACTTCGAGGCCGCCACGCTGAACGCACTTCGCGCCGTGGGCCTCGAAGAGGACCTCCTGGCCGAGGCCAAGACCGACACCAACGACGACGAGATGCGCGCCTCCCACAACAGGGGCATCTCCCAGGTGGGTCAGGACGTCGGCACGCCGATCGTCGCGTTCCAGGGGACGGCCTTCTTCGGCCCGGTCATCACCCGCATCCCGCGCGGCGAGGACGCCGGAAAGATCTTCGACGGCGCCGTGGCGCTGGCGCAGTACCCGTACTTCTTCGAGCTCAAGCGCTCCCGCACGGAGTCCCCGGTCTTCGACTGATCGACTCCGCTGCAGCACGAGAACGCCGGTGAGGGCACTGCCCTCACCGGCGTTCTTCTGCGTTCACCGCGGGGCTCAGTCTTCGCGGATCACCTTGTGCTGGGCCGCCTGGGCCACGGGGCGGACCACCACCTGATCCAGGTTCACGTGATGGGGCAGCGTGACGGCGGTGGCGATGACCTCGGCGATGTCCTCGGCCACCAGGGGCTTCTTCACCCCGCGATAGACGGCCTCGGCCGCCGCAGCATCTCCGCGCAGCCGCTTCGCGCTGAACTCCTCGGTGTGCACCATGCCGGGAAGCACCTCGATGACGCGGATATTGTGCTCGGCCTCCTCCAGGCGCAGTGCCCCGGTCAGCGCGTGCTCACCGAACTTGGCAGCGTTATAGCCGGCCCCACCCTCGTAGGGGTCGAGCGCCGCGGTCGAGGTGACATTGAGGATCGTCCCTTCACCGTGGGCGCGCAGCATCGGGATGAAGGCGCGAATCATGTTGAGCGGGCCCAGCACATTGACCTCATACATCCACCGCCAGTCCTCGGCGTGCCCGTCGGCCACGGAGTCTATGCCCAGCGCACCGCCGGCGTTGTTGATCAGCGTGTCG
The nucleotide sequence above comes from Nesterenkonia halotolerans. Encoded proteins:
- a CDS encoding mycothiol-dependent nitroreductase Rv2466c family protein, with product MAERVDFWFDPLCPFAWATSRWIREVEQVRDIEVHWNVMSLGVLNEDNNPSPAEDAEQLARWIPARTATAVALKHGEEKVGEFYTAAGTEIHNNGNKDFEAATLNALRAVGLEEDLLAEAKTDTNDDEMRASHNRGISQVGQDVGTPIVAFQGTAFFGPVITRIPRGEDAGKIFDGAVALAQYPYFFELKRSRTESPVFD
- a CDS encoding SDR family oxidoreductase: MIQTDITTRSALVTGASSGIGAATAHRLTTEGWRVFAVARRAEKLESLAEQEGIIPLICDVTDPEQVDAALAEVTAAGGIDTLINNAGGALGIDSVADGHAEDWRWMYEVNVLGPLNMIRAFIPMLRAHGEGTILNVTSTAALDPYEGGAGYNAAKFGEHALTGALRLEEAEHNIRVIEVLPGMVHTEEFSAKRLRGDAAAAEAVYRGVKKPLVAEDIAEVIATAVTLPHHVNLDQVVVRPVAQAAQHKVIRED